A region of Larus michahellis chromosome 15, bLarMic1.1, whole genome shotgun sequence DNA encodes the following proteins:
- the PPP1R26 gene encoding protein phosphatase 1 regulatory subunit 26 yields the protein MFLMNASPLVALQTKWESFGPARNCRYPVCFSESEGDVTRTSVSAKVQMIINNLQSQESPLGMNNEYDCIMQKKQKGEKGTSNRVASSTTLLRKHPQYTKCGCPADLDDTEVEESVGFGTLLLDSDSDDSVDRGIEEAIQEYLKAKSKSDQSLQRNAECSENISRDKRFKREFSQNKMSSNLLPVKFKAEMLSEEYLSDHLGIGKRLQPASPQSISSDDSFEQSIQAEIVQFLNEKKQQEISKCVIGKDKKDSHVRAVLKCNKEATNKANCGAIKRGCDALLLRHHPKLQKTSTQSKCLQSKIQEEPRDFSQVNQAYLEMATASQPWLVERNEEGGANYWEKRGALTNESVHASDSSSDDGIEEAIQLYQLEKIRKEAGHATDCVPLQREQFDTKGMADISASLTISSTKSASPEIHKNPISNKRKEINSKSTELESTSNELNKLFKPLKKARHFTPPENKIAACELTLQASCRADTSAELMCAEAILDISKTIMPSQMGSDSKSLAADSFFSPQLLSSSRCESDSSLVDSDDSIEQEIRAFLALKAQSESLGTKPPGLSHSIQMPLPSDQNSLTSTLEPSLPKTLKLSLSRKRRLKREGRIVKQGASKPLEQLETGLSQPGTCSKFPVLQEGCALGSPAELCDAQRLSSKETGQPQLMSSGLSGSVGRCMALDCINPLTQVQSSARKLMKNTIQTQERDGSDDESSSLDSDEDLDSAIKDLLRSKRKLKKKSKDQKSQCKKRVRFSETETQLLDEFSSLQQNEWKCKNPELLKSCLSKPRKAVKENAIRNPPDKLTGDKTETMKNLEFNLQLKKGYKPKPTSNQNNLRVAKNRKCTFTAASDADDSSSVDSDDSIEQEIRKFLAEKAKDSASNSEVQKDDATLDLLRVTKQTVNKGKAKQQPVENEIDPVLGQGKKTEVSHQTDELKNCQRTEGKSAMLHGSGKSASSAENVDLHTTGQPKAKQGVAGTKGIAADELSDNATGKKDVPNTGPMQKMLPPKTSKNEGCKVRKVMNAKSRSKRKNTFHLKISSKFIAGLKYARDRKKSMLLNKRQKAERLLTQSSALGAEVASQDMDILNQGRGALLPKGEFSRECTTAIKESSSSQKLAVEVSSPQTCGKLEAAPLYIKEETEGCRKADDSGGQSGSRSSSPSQELSAAAVKADKVCKGTSKAENTQMWIEEGDVHEGSWANSNRDPPLPEHSMAVVKADNVSRDTSQQTTQSCSKGEDTQWDRRPDPSLGCPLQELNVTAVAVDKTSGGACTDNSMQMCIKKEKVICQDSDRQEEVQVSSSNLEGKIPVLQNRETACEVGQGQEVLDKTCAKFTDVPAGDSPDSLLKRKVSNM from the coding sequence ATGTTCCTTATGAATGCTTCTCCTTTGGTAGCTCTTCAGACAAAATGGGAGTCCTTCGGACCAGCAAGGAATTGTAGATACCCCGTTTGCTTCTCCGAATCTGAAGGGGACGTCACTAGAACCTCTGTAAGTGCAAAAGTTCAGATGATCATAAACAACCTGCAAAGCCAAGAGTCTCCCTTGGGTATGAACAATGAGTATGATTGTATTatgcagaagaaacaaaagggagaaaagggcACTAGTAACAGAGTCGCATCTAGCACCACATTGCTCCGGAAGCATCCTCAATATACCAAGTGTGGTTGCCCTGCTGATTTGGATGACACTGAAGTGGAAGAGAGTGTGGGGTTTGGGACACTCTTGCTCGATTCTGATAGCGACGATTCTGTTGACCGAGGTATAGAGGAAGCCATTCAAGAGtacttgaaagcaaaaagcaaaagtgaCCAGTCGTTGCAAAGGAATGCGGAGTGTTCTGAAAATATAAGCAGAGACAAAAGGTTTAAGAGGGAATTCTCCCAGAACAAAATGTCTAGTAACCTTCTCCCTGTGAAATTTAAAGCTGAGATGCTCTCGGAAGAGTACCTGTCTGATCACCTGGGAATTGGTAAAAGACTACAGCCTGCGTCCCCTCAGAGCATCAGTAGCGATGACTCTTTTGAACAAAGCATACAAGCTGAAATAGTGCAGTTCTTGAATGAGAAGAAGCAGCAAGAAATTAGTAAATGCGTAATCGGGAAGGATAAAAAAGATTCCCATGTGAGAGCTGTCCTAAAATGCAACAAAGAAGcaacaaacaaagcaaactgtGGTGCTATAAAGCGAGGTTGTGATGCTCTTCTCTTGAGACACCATCCCAAGCTGCAGAAAACCAGCACGCAGTCCAAGTGTTTGCAGTCTAAAATCCAAGAAGAGCCTCGTGACTTCAGCCAAGTGAACCAAGCATATCTAGAAATGGCCACTGCCAGCCAGCCCTGGTTAGTGGAGCGAAATGAAGAAGGTGGAGCTAATTATTGGGAGAAGAGGGGAGCACTCACGAACGAGAGCGTGCACGCATCTGACTCAAGTAGCGATGATGGCATTGAAGAAGCCATTCAGCTTTATCAGCTGGAGAAAATCAGGAAGGAGGCAGGTCATGCAACAGACTGTGTCCCTTTGCAGAGGGAACAATTTGACACAAAGGGTATGGCGGACATTTCTGCCAGCCTGACGATTAGCTCAACAAAAAGTGCCTCACCAGAAATCCATAAAAACCCTATAagcaacaagagaaaagaaattaattcaaagtCAACAGAATTAGAAAGCACCAGCAATGAATTAAACAAGCTGtttaaaccactgaaaaaagctAGACATTTTACACCTCCGGAAAACAAGATTGCTGCTTGTGAGCTCACACTACAGGCCTCTTGCAGAGCAGACACATCTGCAGAACTCATGTGTGCAGAAGCTATCCTTGATATTTCCAAAACAATCATGCCATCCCAAATGGGAAGTGACAGCAAATCACTCGCTGCAGActccttcttttctccccagcTTCTCTCATCCTCCCGTTGTGAAAGCGACAGCAGCCTTGTGGACAGCGATGATAGCATAGAGCAAGAAATCAGGGCTTTTTTGGCTCTGAAAGCACAGTCGGAAAGCCTCGGAACAAAGCCTCCCGGCCTGTCACACTCAATCCAGATGCCTTTGCCTTCGGATCAAAACAGCCTCACCAGtacccttgagccttctcttcccaaaACTCTGAAGCTGTCATTGAGTCGTAAAAGGAGACTTAAAAGGGAAGGCAGAATAGTGAAACAAGGTGCATCAAAACCACTGGAACAGCTGGAGACAGGACTTTCCCAGCCAGGTACCTGTTCAAAATTTCCTGTGCTCCAAGAGGGGTGtgccctgggcagccctgcagagctctgtgatGCTCAAAGGCTCAGTAGCAAAGAGACTGGGCAGCCGCAGCTGATGTCTTCTGGATTATCTGGATCTGTTGGCAGATGTATGGCCTTGGACTGCATAAACCCTCTTACGCAGGTTCAGAGTAGCGCAAGAAAGCTTATGAAAAATACCATCCAAACTCAGGAGAGGGATGGTTCGGATGATGAGAGCAGTTCTCTGGATAGTGATGAGGACCTTGATAGTGCTATCAAGGACCTTTTGCGgtctaaaagaaaattaaagaagaagTCCAAGGACCAGAAATCTCAGTGCAAGAAGAGAGTTAGATTTAGTGAGACAGAAACTCAGCTGCTAGATGAATTTAGTAGCCTCCAACAAAATGAGTGGAAATGTAAAAACCCTGAGCTACTGAAAAGCTGCCTCTCAAAACCTAGAAAAGCTGTGAAAGAGAATGCCATCAGAAATCCCCCAGACAAACTTACCGGCGATAAAACAGAAACCATGAAGAACTTAGAGTTTAATTTGCAGCTTAAAAAAGGATATAAACCTAAACCAACTTCAAACCAGAATAACCTGCGGGTagctaaaaatagaaaatgtactTTCACAGCTGCATCAGACGCTGATGACAGCAGTTCAGTGGACAGCGATGACAGCATCGAACAAGAAATTAGGAAGTTTTTGGCAGAAAAGGCTAAAGACTCTGCAAGCAATTCAGAAGTACAAAAAGACGATGCAACTCTGGACCTATTGAGAGTGACCAAACAAACTGttaataaaggaaaagcaaagcaacagcCAGTTGAAAATGAGATTGACCCTGTGCTGGGTCAGGGTAAAAAGACTGAGGTATCTCATCAAACAGATGAGTTGAAGAACTGTCagagaacagaggggaaaagtgCAATGTTACATGGCAGTGGGAAATCTGCTTCCTCTGCAGAAAATGTTGATCTTCATACTACTGGTCAGCCAAAAGCTAAGCAAGGAGTGGCAGGGACTAAAGGTATTGCTGCTGATGAGTTATCTGACAATGCAACAGGTAAAAAGGATGTCCCTAATACAGGGCCCATGCAGAAAATGCTCCCACCTAAAACCAGCAAAAATGAAGGTTGTAAAGTACGAAAAGTAATGAATGCGAAGTCTAGGTCTAAAAGAAAGAACACCTTTCACCTAAAAATTTCAAGTAAATTTATTGCAGGTCTGAAATATGCTCGGGACAGGAAGAAATCCATGCTTTTgaacaaaaggcagaaagcagagcgTTTGCTCACCCAGAGCAGTGCATTAGGAGCAGAGGTGGCTTCCCAGGATATGGACATACTTAATCAGGGAAGAGGAGCCCTCTTGCCAAAAGGTGAATTCAGCAGGGAGTGTACGACAGCAATAAAAGAATCCAGTTCTTCTCAGAAGCTTGCTGTGGAAGTGTCAAGTCCCCAAACGTGTGGAAAACTGGAGGCTGCTCCTTTGTATATCAAAGAGGAAACAGAGGGTTGCAGAAAGGCTGATGATTCAGGAGGCCAGTCGGGTTCACGCTCGAGTTCCCCCTCGCAGGAGCTGAGCGCGGCAGCAGTAAAAGCAGATAAGGTTTGCAAAGGAACATCCAAAGCTGAAAACACACAGATGTGGATCGAGGAAGGAGATGTCCACGAAGGCAGCTGGGCCAATTCAAATAGAGATCCCCCACTACCTGAACACAGTATGGCAGTGGTAAAAGCAGATAACGTTAGCAGAGACACATCTCAGCAGACTACACAGTCATGCAGTAAGGGAGAGGATACCCAGTGGGACAGGAGGCCAGATCCAAGTCTAGGTTGCCCACTGCAGGAACTAAATGTCACAGCAGTAGCAGTGGATAAAACTAGTGGAGGAGCATGTACAGATAACAGTATGCAGATGTGCattaagaaggaaaaagttaTCTGCCAGGACAGTGACAGGCAGGAAGAAGTTCAGGTATCCAGCTccaatttggaaggaaaaataccTGTCCTGCAGAATAGGGAAACTGCTTGTGAAGTGGGCCAAGGGCAGGAAGTTTTAGACAAAACCTGTGCAAAATTTACTGATGTACCTGCAGGGGACTCCCCAGATTCCCTCTTGAAAAGAAAGGTTTCAAAT